Genomic DNA from Desulfuribacillus alkaliarsenatis:
ATACCTTTAGAGAAAGTATAGAGGCTTACAGGAAATTCATTACATTAGTTGAGCGGGAGAGTTTTACAAACTCATATCTTGAGCAATTAAAGGCAAAGATGCACTCAAGGAACAAGCCTGTATCTAAACAGCTTGAAGATTTAGAGAAAGTTGGGACAGCGATTGATATGCGGCATAGTGCACTATTGTACTTCCTGCTTAATGCACTGCTATTATGGGATTATCATTGTCTATTCGCCCTAGATAAATGGAAGAAAAATCATGCTACTGGTGTACGGACATGGTTAGAGACGATTGGAGAATTGGAAGCACTATCAAGCTTGGCGGTTATTCATAAACTGAATCCTAACTGGGCGTTCCCAGAATTTACAACACAAGAGCTTGTGGTAGATTGTCAAGATATTGGACATCCACTGATCAATGTTGAACAACGTGTATGCAATGACATGTCGATTAAGAACAGCCTAGGGATTATTACGGGATCTAATATGTCTGGTAAAACCACAATGCTTCGTACAATTGGTATAAACCTTGTGCTAGCATATTCTGGGGCACCTGTGTGTGCAAAACGTATGCAATGCGCACTTGTAGACATCTTTACATCAATGCGAATTACAGACGATTTAAATAGTGGTATATCATCCTTTTACGCAGAGCTTTTACGCATCAAGAAAATTATTGAGCATTCCCATACCAAACAACCAATGCTATTCTTAATAGATGAAATCTTCCGTGGGACGAACTCCCAAGACCGAATTCTAGGGGCTAAAAGCGTAATGAAAAATCTCAGTAAAGACTGGGTTATTGGGTTGATTTCAACACATGATTTTGAGTTGTGCGATTTGGAGAATGAGCCAAATATAAGCATTAAGAATTACCATTTTACAGAACACTATGTGAATAATGAAATAAAATTTGACTATAAGCTGCGGGCTGGACGTTGCAGTACAACAAATGCCAAATATTTAATGAAAATGGTAGGAATACAGCTAGCTGAAATATAACAAATAGGCTCACACATAATGTGTGGGTCTATTTTTTACTACAACGATAGCTAATTGCGACTAAGGACATTAGTAAATTATTTTCATAGTTATTTCATAATTTTAATTGTATAATAATAGCCAACCACATCTTTATAACATATATTTATAAAATATGAAATGAAGGGAAATGCCTATGAAGCATCTATTAAAACTAGAATGGCCCTATCTTTGGGGAGGAATTGCCATTGCTGTTTTTAATACCTTCTTCTTGCTGCTTAATGGTAAACCATGGGGAGTTACTACTTCGCTAACGCTGTTAAGTGCAAAAATAGTGGATTTTTTTGGGTTAGGCATTAGTGGCTGGAGTTATTATATGGGTAATGAGCGCTATGCTCAATTTATTAACAATTGGATTATCGAGATTGACTTAATAATAATTATTGGATTTTTTGCAGGTGTGCTGATTTCAAGTATTAGTGCTAAGGAATTTAGTTGGAAAAAGATTCGAAGCAAAAAGCAAATAATGTTAGCAATTACAGGTGGTTTTATCATGGGTTATGGGGCGCGGTTAGCATCAGGCTGTAATGTTGGTGCATTCATTGGCAGTTTTTCATCTTTAAGCTTACATGGTTGGGTATTTGCTATTGCATCTTTTGTTGGTGTATATATGGGTATTAAAATTATGTACAGTCGTTAGAGAGGTGGTGTGAAAATGATGGGAGCAATCATTTTAGCTAATTTAGTGTTAGGTGTGGCCTTAGGTTATGCATTGCATCGGTCTCGTTTCTGTTTTGCGGGGGCGTTTAGGGACTTCATATTATTCCGAGATGGGGGCTTGCTAAAAGCACTAATTATTTCTTTAATGATATCAACTATCACCTTTGCACTAATTCAATATATATATTTAATTGGCGACACTACAGTGCCTGGGAACTTCTATCCTATTGGTCTATATACAATAGTGGGCGGAATTTTATTTGGTATTGGTATGGTTATTGCTGGTGGATGCGTTTGTAGTATATTTTTGCGTTTTGGTGAAGGCTTTAAATTGTTTACCTTTGTTTTATTGGGTTTGATATTAGGTTCACTAGTGGGGACGCTAAATTACCCTTGGTGGGAGATGAATTTTACCTGGGTTGAACCTGTATATTTGGCGGAAATCCTAAGTTGGCCAATCGCCATAGGATCACAGTTGGTGCTATTGTGGGGGCTATATAAAATAGTAAATCGTCAAGAGAATAATATGGGAGGGCTATAGAATGGACAAGTACGAACTTGACTTACTAGGAGAGGTTTGCCCTGTCCCCTTATTAAAGGCTCAGGAGAAGCTGGCTGTAATGAACAGCGGAGATATATTAATAGTTCATACAGATTTTACGCGATCGGTAAGAAATATTATGAATCTATGTCTTAAGCATGATTATCCAATTGATGTGAAAGAAGTGAGTTCAGGTGTGTGGGAGCTTACGGTAACTAAGGGGTAAAGTTTATACTGATAATTTTAAAAATAAAGGTGAATAAAGCAAGAGCTTATAAGTGGGAACAGGACACTCATAAGCTCTTTTTGTATGTTTTTTTATTATTATTTCAAGATTATCAATGCATCTATTCGCAGTACTGTAATTCTTGTGGAACTGTAATGAATTGAATGAAGCGCTTTGAGATTAGGGATAGAAAGCTGTCGTTTCTATACACTAGCTTAAATGGCATTGGTGCAGCAAAGTCGGGTATTGCTAATTCGCGAATTGTCCCATGCTTTAATTCTTTTTGGACTGCCATACGACTACTAATAGAATAGCCTAACCCTGCAAGTACAGATGATTTAATCGAACCTATACTACCTAATTCAGAAGCTATATTAAAGCTATCAATTGATAGGTCGTTCTTCTCTAGGGTATCAAGGAAAGGCTCTACTAGACCAAGTCCTTTTTTTGGCATAATAAACGGGTGTTTAGATAATTCGCTTAGACTGTCAATTGTTTCAAATTGCTCTGTCCAGGCATCTTGTCCAGGGTAAATTATTATGGCCTCGTCGCTACTAGTCATTTTTTCGATAAACCTATTTTCGTAGAGTTTTAAATAGTCCATTCCTTCTACAACGGCAATATCTATTTGCCCATCTGCAAGCTGCTGCAGGATGCTTTTTAAACTATCGACCTCTAGAATAATTTTGGCATTAGGGTATTTTTGTTTAAAGGTCCATATGCTGCACGGTATTGCGTAGTTGCCAACGGTCTGCGTAGTCCCAACTATTAGCTTCTGATTATCGATGTTTAGATATTGGTCTATTTCTCTGTCCATCTCATCATAAGAAGCTAGAATTTTTAATGCGTGTTTCATAGCAATTTTACCTGGCGCTGTTAACTCTACACCTTGCTTCGTACGCTCAAACATACTAGCCCCATAATGGTTTTCTATAGCTTTAATTTGTGAGCTTACTGCAGGCTGGCTTAGGTGCAATAGTTTAGCAGCACTTGAAATTTGTTTTGTTTGCGCAACTGTCAAAAAAACCTCAAGCTGGTGCTTGTTCATCGAATCATCTCCTGAATAATAATACAAGCTCTTATTTGAATATAAGTAAATTCTATATTCAACTATTAGTACAATCCCTATTGTATAACATTTTCTTCGGAATACAACGATCATAGATTTTATAAAAACTTAACGGAGCATGCTGTTGTGAACATAATTAGTAATATAATACTATAAAAATGAAGAAATGTTGAAAGGGAAATTAAGCGATAAATGCAGTAGTTCACAGTTTGCAATTATATGATGCGTGAAAAAAATAAGCAAACAACACTAGGTATTACTAGCACTACTAGTAAATATATAAATTTTATTTATATCCCATAGAAAAGCGGTATGCACAAATCAGTCTGAAAGTGAAGATAAATTGAAGATATCGTGTTATGATTAGCTTGTCAAAAAACAAATAATCCTGATGTGTATGCAGAGATATACAGAAGATTAGTTGCTTTTGGCATAATTCTAATATTTTGATGGAAGGGGAGCAATTTCGATGTTAGAAAAGAAAATTGATCGCAGAAATCTATTGAAGATTGGTACCACATCTGCTGTAGTTGGCACAGCGTTGCTGTTTACAGGTTGTGAGGAAGAGGCGGCAGCACCGATTTTTACTGATGCAACTAAAACAGCAATATTAATGGACACTAGTCTATGTGTTGAATGTCACGCCTGTAGAGTAGCGTGCCAAAATCACAACGCTCTACCAGTAGAGCAATCCTATATTAAATTTGAATCAGTAGAGAAGGGATCATTCCCTAAGGTCGAATACCATTTATCACGTAATAGCTGCATGCACTGCACTGACGCACCTTGCGTTGATATTTGTCCTGTAAAAGCACTATATAAGGGTGACACTGGCTTTACGCACATGAACTATGATGCGTGTATCGGCTGTGGAATGTGTAAGATGCAATGCCCTTACGATGTACCAGTAATAGCTGAAGTAGATAGTGCGCGCAAAATGTTTAAATGCCAAGGCTGTGAAGATCTAATTACTGAAGGTCAAGAGCCTGCATGTGTTAATACTTGTATCGCTAATAGTCTTAAGTATGGACCAGTAGAAGAAATGATTGATGCTGCTAAAGCTAGAGTTGAAGTATTGAAGGTTAAATATCCTAAAGCAAATGTATATGGTGTTACACAACAAGACGGCTTAGGTCTGATTCTAATTCTTCGTGATGATGCTAAAGAATTTAAACTTGTTTATAAAGATAAAGTTACTAGCTTAGCATAAGGTTTCCATAAATTTCAATATCAATTACGAATTCTATATAGGAGGTAGTTATTCATGTTTTTTAATAGAAGAAAGTTCTTGAAAAGTACAATTGCTGCTGGTGCGTTTTTAGCTACAGGTGTGAAGTTAAACTTCAAAGCATGGGCTAGTGAACAAGAAAAAGCACCTGTTGAATTAAAATATTCATACTGTAATACATGCTCAAGTC
This window encodes:
- a CDS encoding MutS family DNA mismatch repair protein — protein: MQGKQEFQQEVDKYQQQEEQLKKRLDTLSHIRLGTFLIGAALAGWLYFQGNDAAGTLTLAVFGAAFIYWVISHSRTKKELLRTRCRIQINQQYMDRLSGSWISFKDRGMDFVQPEHPFTSDLDVFGNSSLFQLINVGNTYYGRKILADFLATPTKNIEEIRQRQAAVSELATKYEFTQELQAEGMMAERISQHPEGFIATIVKRVDIDGLRKWKALFYILPALTIASIIALVIGVGVSPYVPLGLIIVQLILTAVGFFRAAAFLSDVYTFRESIEAYRKFITLVERESFTNSYLEQLKAKMHSRNKPVSKQLEDLEKVGTAIDMRHSALLYFLLNALLLWDYHCLFALDKWKKNHATGVRTWLETIGELEALSSLAVIHKLNPNWAFPEFTTQELVVDCQDIGHPLINVEQRVCNDMSIKNSLGIITGSNMSGKTTMLRTIGINLVLAYSGAPVCAKRMQCALVDIFTSMRITDDLNSGISSFYAELLRIKKIIEHSHTKQPMLFLIDEIFRGTNSQDRILGAKSVMKNLSKDWVIGLISTHDFELCDLENEPNISIKNYHFTEHYVNNEIKFDYKLRAGRCSTTNAKYLMKMVGIQLAEI
- a CDS encoding YeeE/YedE thiosulfate transporter family protein, giving the protein MKHLLKLEWPYLWGGIAIAVFNTFFLLLNGKPWGVTTSLTLLSAKIVDFFGLGISGWSYYMGNERYAQFINNWIIEIDLIIIIGFFAGVLISSISAKEFSWKKIRSKKQIMLAITGGFIMGYGARLASGCNVGAFIGSFSSLSLHGWVFAIASFVGVYMGIKIMYSR
- a CDS encoding 4Fe-4S dicluster domain-containing protein, with amino-acid sequence MLEKKIDRRNLLKIGTTSAVVGTALLFTGCEEEAAAPIFTDATKTAILMDTSLCVECHACRVACQNHNALPVEQSYIKFESVEKGSFPKVEYHLSRNSCMHCTDAPCVDICPVKALYKGDTGFTHMNYDACIGCGMCKMQCPYDVPVIAEVDSARKMFKCQGCEDLITEGQEPACVNTCIANSLKYGPVEEMIDAAKARVEVLKVKYPKANVYGVTQQDGLGLILILRDDAKEFKLVYKDKVTSLA
- a CDS encoding LysR substrate-binding domain-containing protein — protein: MNKHQLEVFLTVAQTKQISSAAKLLHLSQPAVSSQIKAIENHYGASMFERTKQGVELTAPGKIAMKHALKILASYDEMDREIDQYLNIDNQKLIVGTTQTVGNYAIPCSIWTFKQKYPNAKIILEVDSLKSILQQLADGQIDIAVVEGMDYLKLYENRFIEKMTSSDEAIIIYPGQDAWTEQFETIDSLSELSKHPFIMPKKGLGLVEPFLDTLEKNDLSIDSFNIASELGSIGSIKSSVLAGLGYSISSRMAVQKELKHGTIRELAIPDFAAPMPFKLVYRNDSFLSLISKRFIQFITVPQELQYCE
- a CDS encoding sulfurtransferase TusA family protein; the encoded protein is MDKYELDLLGEVCPVPLLKAQEKLAVMNSGDILIVHTDFTRSVRNIMNLCLKHDYPIDVKEVSSGVWELTVTKG
- a CDS encoding YeeE/YedE thiosulfate transporter family protein, with the translated sequence MMGAIILANLVLGVALGYALHRSRFCFAGAFRDFILFRDGGLLKALIISLMISTITFALIQYIYLIGDTTVPGNFYPIGLYTIVGGILFGIGMVIAGGCVCSIFLRFGEGFKLFTFVLLGLILGSLVGTLNYPWWEMNFTWVEPVYLAEILSWPIAIGSQLVLLWGLYKIVNRQENNMGGL